Proteins encoded within one genomic window of Candidatus Cloacimonas sp.:
- a CDS encoding 4Fe-4S binding protein produces the protein MKMLQTIPDKCITCHNCESACSKLYFKEDNAKKSCIAINEEVYPPEMIVCNQCGTCVKICPTLALTINPQGVVILNKSLCIGCLMCVAVCPVQAMRFTENVYNPFKCIACGICTRTCPAEAIKIVTA, from the coding sequence ATGAAAATGTTACAAACCATTCCAGACAAATGCATTACCTGCCATAATTGCGAAAGCGCTTGTTCCAAACTCTATTTTAAAGAGGATAATGCCAAAAAATCGTGTATAGCGATTAACGAAGAGGTATATCCTCCGGAAATGATTGTTTGCAATCAGTGTGGAACTTGTGTCAAGATATGTCCAACTTTAGCTTTAACAATCAACCCTCAAGGAGTAGTTATTTTAAATAAATCTCTTTGTATTGGCTGTTTGATGTGTGTAGCGGTTTGTCCTGTTCAGGCAATGCGTTTTACTGAAAATGTATATAATCCTTTTAAATGTATTGCTTGTGGGATTTGTACCAGAACCTGTCCTGCCGAAGCAATAAAAATAGTAACTGCTTAA